One window of the Clostridium sp. MB40-C1 genome contains the following:
- a CDS encoding response regulator yields MIKVLIVEDDLMVAQINKKYTESIDNFIVIKICKDGIEAFNYIKDNEVDLVILDIYMPKLDGIGLLKKMRKNQILIDVIAVTAAQNVEKVDEVFKYGVVDYLIKPFEYKRFKEALDKFMLKYKLLHEKTVVDQKDLDKITNIKNKNSKAQLEKGLNIRTLNRITRCIECYKQTSFTSDDIAEKLKLSRITIRKYMEYMVSIQELRSEIEYGSIGRPKKIYVKATEK; encoded by the coding sequence GTGATTAAAGTATTAATAGTAGAAGACGATCTAATGGTAGCACAAATTAATAAAAAGTATACTGAAAGTATAGATAATTTTATAGTAATAAAAATTTGTAAAGATGGAATAGAAGCTTTTAATTACATAAAAGACAATGAGGTAGATCTTGTTATATTAGATATTTATATGCCTAAACTGGATGGTATAGGATTATTAAAAAAAATGAGAAAGAATCAAATTTTAATAGATGTAATAGCTGTTACAGCAGCACAAAATGTAGAAAAAGTAGATGAGGTGTTTAAATATGGAGTTGTTGATTATTTAATTAAACCATTTGAGTATAAGAGATTTAAAGAGGCGCTTGATAAATTTATGTTGAAATATAAACTGTTACATGAGAAAACGGTAGTAGATCAAAAGGATCTTGATAAAATAACAAATATAAAGAATAAAAATTCTAAAGCACAACTTGAAAAGGGATTAAATATAAGAACTTTAAATAGAATTACAAGGTGCATTGAATGCTATAAACAAACTAGTTTTACAAGTGATGATATAGCGGAAAAATTGAAACTTTCAAGAATTACTATAAGAAAGTATATGGAATATATGGTATCTATACAGGAACTTAGAAGTGAAATAGAATATGGCTCAATAGGAAGACCTAAAAAAATATATGTGAAAGCAACTGAAAAGTAA
- a CDS encoding NADP-dependent malic enzyme, producing MNYNEKSLKMHEENKGKVEVISKISVKNRDDLSVAYTPGVAEPCKKIYEDNDNVYKYTSKGNLVAVVSDGTAVLGLGDIGPEAAMPVMEGKAILFKEFSGIDAFPICLDTKDVDEIVKTVKYLAPTFGGINLEDISAPRCFEIERRLKEELNIPVFHDDQHGTAIVVLAGLLNALKVVNKNLEQAKIVLNGAGSAGISICKLLLLAGAKNIVVCDKKGALVENAEWMNEEQKKIAKCTNRNFEKGTIKEIIKEKDVFIGVSGPDVLNVDMVSTMNNDPIVFAMANPSPEIMPDEAKRGGARVVATGRSDFPNQINNVLVFPGIFRGALDARASDITEEMKIAAAKAIASIVTDEELNEDYIIPDAFNKKVVLAVSREVEKAARKIGIARKY from the coding sequence ATGAACTATAATGAAAAAAGTTTAAAAATGCATGAAGAAAATAAAGGAAAAGTAGAAGTGATTTCAAAAATTTCTGTTAAAAACAGAGATGATTTAAGTGTTGCTTATACTCCTGGAGTTGCAGAGCCTTGTAAAAAAATTTATGAAGACAATGACAACGTTTACAAATATACTTCAAAAGGAAATTTGGTAGCAGTTGTTTCAGATGGTACAGCAGTGTTAGGACTTGGTGATATAGGACCAGAAGCAGCAATGCCAGTTATGGAAGGCAAGGCAATTTTATTTAAAGAATTTTCAGGTATAGATGCTTTCCCTATTTGTTTAGATACAAAGGATGTAGATGAAATAGTAAAGACTGTAAAATATTTAGCCCCAACTTTTGGAGGAATAAATTTAGAAGATATTTCAGCACCAAGATGTTTTGAAATAGAAAGAAGATTAAAGGAAGAATTAAATATCCCAGTGTTTCATGATGATCAACATGGCACTGCAATAGTAGTTTTAGCAGGTCTTCTAAATGCATTAAAAGTAGTTAATAAAAACTTAGAACAAGCTAAGATTGTTCTAAATGGAGCTGGTTCAGCAGGAATTTCTATTTGCAAACTATTACTTTTAGCTGGTGCTAAAAATATAGTTGTATGTGATAAAAAAGGAGCTTTAGTAGAGAATGCTGAATGGATGAACGAAGAGCAAAAGAAAATAGCTAAATGTACTAATAGAAATTTTGAAAAAGGAACTATAAAAGAAATAATAAAAGAAAAAGATGTATTTATAGGAGTTTCAGGACCAGATGTATTAAATGTAGACATGGTATCAACTATGAATAATGATCCTATAGTATTTGCTATGGCTAATCCATCTCCAGAAATAATGCCGGATGAAGCAAAACGTGGAGGAGCTAGAGTGGTTGCTACAGGAAGATCAGATTTCCCAAATCAAATAAATAATGTTTTAGTATTTCCGGGAATATTTAGAGGAGCACTAGATGCTAGAGCATCAGATATAACAGAAGAAATGAAAATAGCAGCGGCAAAGGCAATAGCAAGTATAGTCACAGATGAGGAATTAAATGAAGATTATATAATACCTGATGCATTTAATAAAAAAGTTGTTTTAGCAGTATCAAGAGAAGTAGAAAAAGCGGCAAGAAAGATTGGAATTGCAAGAAAATATTAG
- a CDS encoding dicarboxylate/amino acid:cation symporter, which translates to MKLVTKIMIGMIAGVLVGLAFTKNPIIAVTYIKPVGTLFLNLIKMTIVPLVFSSLIVGASSIGDTKKLGRIGGKTMIFFFATTGIAIVIGLILANILKPGVGLGLTIANNSTQAVTKAPSLGETLLNIVPANPLLGLGKGNMLQIIFFALVLGVGATKIGEKGEAFLKFFDSLAEIMYKLTEMIMGLAPYGVFALIVPVIAQNGPDVLLPLMKVILVVYLGFIIHSVIAYSFSVTSFAKISPLRFFKGVAPATVLGFSTSSSAGTLPLTMKVVRKTFGVSDGIASFVLPLGTTINMDGTAIYQGVCAMFIAQAYGINLGIGQQLTILLTALLASIGTAGVPGAGFMMLMMVLSSVGLPLEGAALIAGIDRILDMGRTAVNVTGNAAASIVVAASEGELTNIKINSQAAVDQDVNV; encoded by the coding sequence ATGAAGCTTGTAACCAAGATAATGATAGGAATGATAGCAGGAGTCTTAGTGGGATTGGCATTTACTAAAAATCCAATAATAGCTGTAACATATATAAAACCTGTGGGAACTTTATTTTTAAATCTTATTAAAATGACAATAGTTCCATTGGTGTTTTCTTCATTGATAGTTGGGGCTTCTAGTATAGGAGATACTAAAAAACTTGGAAGAATTGGTGGCAAAACAATGATCTTTTTCTTTGCAACAACAGGTATAGCAATAGTTATAGGATTAATTCTAGCTAATATTTTAAAACCAGGAGTAGGATTAGGACTAACCATTGCTAATAATTCTACACAAGCTGTTACTAAAGCACCATCATTAGGTGAAACACTTCTTAATATCGTTCCAGCAAATCCTTTGCTAGGATTAGGAAAGGGAAATATGTTACAGATTATTTTCTTTGCACTGGTACTTGGCGTAGGAGCTACTAAGATAGGAGAAAAGGGTGAGGCATTTTTAAAATTTTTCGATAGTCTAGCAGAAATAATGTATAAATTAACTGAAATGATAATGGGATTAGCACCTTATGGGGTTTTTGCACTTATTGTACCGGTTATTGCACAAAATGGACCTGATGTGTTATTGCCACTTATGAAAGTTATATTAGTTGTATATTTAGGATTTATTATACATTCAGTTATTGCATATTCTTTTTCAGTTACTTCTTTTGCAAAAATATCTCCATTAAGGTTTTTTAAAGGAGTAGCTCCAGCAACAGTACTTGGATTTAGTACCAGTAGTAGTGCAGGAACTCTCCCTTTAACAATGAAGGTAGTAAGAAAAACTTTTGGAGTATCAGATGGAATAGCAAGTTTTGTACTGCCATTAGGAACAACAATAAATATGGATGGAACTGCAATATATCAAGGTGTTTGCGCAATGTTTATTGCTCAAGCATATGGCATAAATTTAGGAATAGGACAACAATTAACAATACTTCTTACAGCACTTTTAGCATCAATTGGAACAGCAGGTGTACCAGGAGCAGGATTTATGATGCTTATGATGGTTTTATCTTCAGTAGGACTACCATTGGAAGGGGCAGCTTTAATAGCAGGTATTGATAGAATTTTAGATATGGGAAGAACTGCTGTTAATGTAACAGGAAATGCTGCTGCATCTATTGTGGTGGCTGCTTCAGAAGGAGAATTAACTAATATTAAAATTAATTCACAAGCAGCAGTTGATCAAGATGTGAATGTGTAA
- a CDS encoding aspartate/glutamate racemase family protein, with protein sequence MSKILGILGGMGPEATADLFKKIVNYTAAEKDQEHIHIIVEDNAKIPDRTSYILGKGENPVNDLIETAMRLKLMGADIIVMPCNTAHYFLEEIKKVVDVPFINMIDEVGKYILNRYSNDDVGLLATKGTYEGRVYEKYFQNYNINIVQPSEKYKSLISALIYQVKKGVKSFKTDPIKEMLNEFKYKDIKTIILGCTELPILFDNLHFDELKEFNFISSTDILARRAVKMASNNELI encoded by the coding sequence ATGAGTAAAATATTGGGTATTTTAGGTGGAATGGGACCAGAAGCTACAGCAGATTTATTCAAAAAGATAGTTAATTATACAGCTGCAGAAAAGGATCAGGAACATATTCATATTATAGTTGAAGATAATGCAAAAATACCTGATAGAACAAGTTATATACTAGGTAAAGGAGAAAATCCAGTTAATGATTTAATAGAAACAGCTATGAGATTGAAGCTAATGGGTGCAGATATAATAGTTATGCCTTGTAATACAGCTCACTATTTCTTAGAGGAGATTAAAAAAGTTGTAGATGTCCCATTTATAAATATGATTGATGAAGTAGGAAAATATATTTTAAATAGATATAGCAATGATGATGTGGGATTGCTTGCTACTAAAGGAACATATGAAGGAAGAGTATATGAAAAATATTTTCAAAATTATAATATTAATATAGTACAGCCTAGTGAAAAGTATAAATCTTTAATATCAGCGTTAATTTATCAGGTCAAAAAAGGAGTGAAATCTTTTAAAACTGACCCAATAAAGGAAATGTTAAATGAGTTTAAATATAAAGATATTAAAACAATAATATTGGGTTGTACAGAGCTTCCGATATTATTTGATAATCTTCATTTTGATGAATTGAAAGAGTTTAATTTTATTTCAAGTACGGATATTTTAGCACGAAGAGCTGTAAAAATGGCAAGCAATAATGAATTAATTTAA
- a CDS encoding fumarate hydratase: MREVNAEQIISAVKTIAIKSNYFLGNDVMKALNERYEKEESPVGKEILSQILENDRISAEKEMPICQDTGVAVVFVELGQEVHVNGDINEAIHEGVRQGYKEGYLRKSIVENPLYRKNTNDNTPAVIHMKVVPGDKIKLTIAPKGGGSENMSRIKMLKPLEGEEGVKSFVLQTISEAGGNPCPPIVIGIGIGGTFEKAALISKEALLRPLDDHNEDTRIAKLEDEILESVNKLGIGPMGLGGRTTALGVKIETYPCHIASLPVAININCHAARHETIII, encoded by the coding sequence ATGAGAGAAGTTAATGCTGAACAGATAATATCTGCTGTTAAAACTATAGCAATTAAATCTAATTATTTTTTAGGTAATGATGTAATGAAAGCATTAAATGAAAGATATGAGAAAGAAGAATCACCTGTTGGAAAAGAAATTTTATCACAAATATTAGAAAATGATAGAATATCTGCTGAAAAGGAAATGCCTATTTGTCAAGACACAGGAGTAGCTGTTGTATTTGTGGAATTAGGTCAGGAAGTACATGTTAATGGAGATATTAATGAAGCAATTCATGAGGGGGTAAGGCAAGGATATAAAGAGGGATATTTAAGAAAATCCATTGTTGAAAACCCTTTATATAGAAAGAATACTAATGATAATACTCCAGCAGTTATTCATATGAAAGTTGTGCCAGGAGATAAAATTAAGTTAACTATTGCTCCTAAAGGAGGTGGAAGTGAAAACATGAGTAGAATTAAGATGTTAAAGCCTTTGGAGGGAGAAGAAGGGGTTAAAAGTTTTGTATTACAAACCATAAGTGAAGCAGGAGGAAATCCCTGTCCACCTATTGTAATTGGAATAGGAATTGGAGGAACCTTTGAAAAAGCAGCTTTGATATCTAAAGAAGCTCTGTTAAGACCACTTGATGATCATAATGAAGATACTAGAATAGCAAAATTAGAAGATGAAATTTTAGAATCTGTTAATAAATTAGGAATAGGACCTATGGGATTAGGAGGTAGGACAACTGCTTTAGGTGTAAAAATAGAAACATATCCATGTCACATAGCTTCTTTACCAGTAGCAATTAATATTAATTGTCATGCAGCAAGACATGAAACAATTATAATTTAA